The sequence GAAGCAATGATTTTAAACCTTATTTACCGCTGATTTTCGCTGATAAACCTAACTGCAATCCATTACCCAAGATGCCGTTGATCCTTGGTGCCCGGGATTAAAGGCCACTTTCATCCAGGGCTCAAGGGAGGGGAAGTTCTTAAGATTGGCTGTCTTTCCCGTTGCCTATAGCCCATCGCCTATCGCCTCTAGCCTGCTCTTTTCCCGTAAAAGTCAGCAGGCCGCAACCAGGTTCAGGGGTATTTGCACTTCTACGAAGCGGTTCAGGAGCTCCATCAGAATGAGCACCCGTTCCTCACCGCTCATGCGCCGGAAAACCCCCTCCAGATCCCTCATGGGGCCTTCGACAACCCGGATTCTCTGCTCGGGACAAAAGGGCGCCCCGGGGTTCGACTCGCACAGTATGACCCCGTTGTCGTCCTCATTCCCTTTGAGACCGGCTATCACCTCACCCGGGACCTGCGGATAATATGGACCGAAACTGACGGCGCCGATGGCCCCATAGGTGCCGGCAATGGAGACCCAGTTCCGCTCATGTGGCGCCAGGCTCAGGAAC is a genomic window of bacterium BMS3Abin14 containing:
- the rfaH gene encoding transcription antitermination protein RfaH, whose translation is MGKRWYAVRTKPRKECYAKEQFERQGYETYLPRTLSLTSHARKKCWVSRPFFPGYLFLSLAPHERNWVSIAGTYGAIGAVSFGPYYPQVPGEVIAGLKGNEDDNGVILCESNPGAPFCPEQRIRVVEGPMRDLEGVFRRMSGEERVLILMELLNRFVEVQIPLNLVAAC